AGGGGCTTTTAAGTATAAACAAATAGCAAAACAAGAGCTAAAGAAGAAATTACAGTGTTAAATAGGCATAATGTGGAGGGAAGAGAGTGTTTAATGAAGGCCTCACAAGAAGATGACCTTCAGACAAATCACCAGCCACTGTATCTTCTAGGGGAAGGGCATTTCAGACAAAGGggacagcaagtacaaaggcaaGAGCACAAGAAAAGGTTTGGCCAATTTTATAAAGGAAGCGAAAGGAGATTGGTGTCCCTAGAATGTGTTTAGCCAAGGGAACAGTTCCATCTCAGGCTGAGATTTAGGCGCCAGATTTAGGTGCAGCACGGGACTAAGGGAAGGCTTTCTCCAAATTCATTGCATCATTCCAGGTTCACTTCTTTCTTTTGATCTGTGAGCAGCATTGCAGAGAGTATCTGAGGGTTCTGCAGGATACCAACTAATTTGAAGTTGTTAAGCCggcagaattccttcttattATTAATTTCCCCTTAGGCAGGAACAAGGAACGGTTGGCCACAACAAAGATGGCGGCAGCGGCCTCACACGGCAACGGCAACGTCGACGCCATTCATCAACGAGCGCGATATCATATAGTTCCGCCTTGCCGGTCAAACGTCACTTCCGGCCCCAGCCAGCGGCGAGCGCGCCTGTCTTCCGGCTTTGGGCTTGGATGTGCGGACGGAGGTGAGTGGTCTCCGAGTCTCGCGGAGGGAATCGCAGGAAATGCGGGGCCAGCAACATGGACAGGTCAGGCGGGAAGTCCGCGGCTGTTGTCGCAGTTGTGACTGAACCTCGGTATACCCAGCGATACAGGGAATATCTCGAGAAGCAGAAACTCCTGGAGGGACAGCACCGTGTGGAAAAGATGCCGGATGGCACCGTGGCGCTACCGGTGCTGGGAGAGGCCCTCACTGAGCAGCACCTGCGGGAGCTGAGGAATCGTGTGGCTCCAGGCAGCACCTGTGTGGTAACGCAGCTCCTGAATCCTGTTCCTTCAAAGAAGGCCCAGGCTTGTTCACCTGCCCAAAGGCTGTGTCTTGAGGTGAGTCGCTGGGTAGAGGGTCGCGGAGGGACGTGGTCAGCTCAGCTGGAGGCTGATCTGCCCCGATCTTGGCAACGACATGGCGACCTCTTGTTGCTGAGTGAGGACTGTTTCCAAGCCAAGCAATGGAGAAACTTGGAACCAGAACTCTGGGAGACGGTTGCCTCGGCACTTGGCGTCCAGCGTTTGGCCAAACGAGGGCGGGTGTCACCGGATGGCACTCGAACTCCAGCAGTGAATCTGCTGCTGGGCGACCATGGCTGGGTGGAGCATGTGGATAATGGGATCCGATATAAGTTTGACGTGACCCAGTGCATGTTCTCCTTCGGAAACATCACTGAGAAGCTTCGTGTGGCATCGCTGCCCTGTGCTGGAGAAGTGCTGGTGGATCTCTATGCAGGGATTGGTTATTTTACGTTGCCTTTCCTAGTTCATGCTGGTGCAGCCTTCGTCCATGCCTGCGAGTGGAACCCCCATGCTGTAGTTGCTCTGAGAAATAACCTTGAGCTCAATGGAGTAGCTGATCGATGCCAGATACACTTTGGGGATAACAGAAAACTGAAGCTCTCAAACATTGCGGACAGAGTGAACCTGGGGCTTATTCCCAGCTCTGAAGAAGGCTGGCCCATTGCCTGCCAAACGCTAAGACAGGATGCTGGAGGCATTTTGCATATTCACCAAAATGTGGAATCTTTCCCAGGGAAGACTCTCCAGCCTCCTGGAAGcagtgaaatggaaaaggagTATTGGTCTTCTCCTCAGCAAATGATCACCAaccagttgaaaaatggagctgccaGTGATTCTAGGAGAAAAATGCTGTCAGCCGCCACCAAGCCAGAGTGGCAAAGGTGGGCAGAAGCTGCAGCAACTCGAATTGCCACTCTTCTTCAACAGGTGTACGGGAAACCGTGGAAGACACAAATCCTGCACATCCAACCAGTGAAATCCTATGCTCCCCACGTGGATCACATAGTCCTGGATCTGGAATGCCGCCCCTGTCCTCTAGTTGGCTAGAGAAGGTGGATCCTGAGACAGGGGGATCTACGTGTGAGTGACCCTTAAAGCATCAACTCAGGCTGGGGCCTCACCCCTCTTGTCTCCTGGtaatctattttaatattttgttgccCTAAAAGCAGGCTCTAAATCAatgcatattatttcatttgtcttCCATTAACACCCTACAGAATGAGCTACGTATCTGGAAGAAGTAGTGTGGCTCATTGAAATGAGGCCTGGCTGTGCAATTGTGAGTTCTGACCTCAGTTCTATCTAACCTGGGGTACATGGTTCCAGTATTCCTTTGGCCTtgaattttctcatttgcaaaatgagggATTCTTGGCCAGGTCTCACATGGCTGTCACCTAATAAATAGTTATACACAGGGCATTGGTTATTTTAGAGTGAAGGACGCAGTGCTGTTTCCAAAATCACTGCAGCTACAGTATGGAAACTCACCTGAGTGGGGCCAGGTTGGAAGCAGGGAGACGGGCGAGGAGGCTTCTGTGGCGGTTCAGGCATGAGATGATGGTGGCTCGGActagggtggtggcagtgggaggTGAATGGATTTGAGAAGTAAAATCAATGAGTCTGAGCATTGGAGTCCAAAGCAAGGCATTCAAGTGGTGCTGCTTGGTTATGACTGACTAAATTAGGGAGGGAAGAGGACAAAAGTTACTCTAAATTACCTCCATTCGTCTACTTTAGCATTCCTAAATGAGTAGGTGCGGGGAGGGTGTGTCTTAGGTTTATTGTAGTAGAGAAAGTGTTAAGAATGACTGCTTTAAATGACAGGGCAGGGAAACTAGGTTTCCAGCCCTAGCTAGTGCAGTAGCTGCCAATTGCTAgctcatttttaaagtttgaattaaAATCTTAGATTTTTACAGGCCTCAGACTCCCTTTCCATCTTCCTTCCCTGGCCGAGAACATCAGGGTCAACATAAGGAGCTCTAAGGAATGTGAGATACTGTGTTTTCCAAGCCTCCCCTTATTTTATGGCTGTCTGCCAGTGCCATTGTTTACTGTTGGAATGACTACATGTAAGGAATCACTGTTTACCTTTAGGATGACTAATTGTCAAGAATCAATTTTCAGACCTTTGTTTTGGTGCactttgaagccatctgggcttGTTTTCCTCAtgaaggaaatacagaaaagtgtggtttgggagttccctggtggcccagtggttaggattctaggctttcactgctatggcctgggttcagtccctggtaggggaactgagatcccgcaagccgtgtggcgaggccaaaaaaaggaaaaaggtaaagTGTGGCTTTATCAGGATTTTGATTGTACCTGGCATTTGTCTGGCTGCAGTTGGGCTGGGCTGCTTGTTCTCTTGCAGCAGTGCCAGTAAGGACAGGATTGGTGCTGCTTGTGTTGTTCTGGAAATATTAAATGCCTACTATCAACATGAGCCACAGGAAATATGAAGAGCCATTAGATACTGTCTCTGAGGAGCTCCCAAGCTAGCAACAGACGTAACACAAATGCTGCAAGAGTCAGAACGCAGTAAGTGCCGTATGAGTGATAGCTCGTTGTAGGAGTGtaaaggtggggaaggaaaaaaagctgAGAATTGAATGAGGAGGTCTTCAGAGAGCTAGTGTTTGAATTGGCTCTTAAAAACAGGGTGAGATTTTGTTAAGTGGAGTCTGATGCTGGTTGAAGAGACTAACAGGTGCCAGAGTTTGGAAGCTCAGAGTGTTTGGGGCGTGGCCATTAGATCAGTTTGGAACAGAAGCAGCAGTGAGAGATGTGCTGAAGGTGGGGGTCGCTGTAAGGATTAAAAAGAAGAGTGTCTAGTGCAGAGTAGGCCCCCAGGAAATGTTGGCTATCATGTGACCCCGCAGAGGGAGCCTGCTAGATTCCATTCCCATCCCACAGAACGGCCTTCTTGCCTTTGCCTTCATTTCACACACTGGGTTTCTTCTCACACCTGTGCCTACAGCATCCTCTCCTCAAGCTAAAGATGCCAGGTGGGGTTTGAGCCAATCCAGGGGGAGAAACAGGGAGGAAGATGAGTCGGAGCTGCATGTCCAGGGGCTGAGGAATTAGCTTCCTGCCATAAGCTGTGGGAGAGGCGGCTGATGTCACGTGCACCCAAATGAATTCATTCAACTTGTTATACGTATCAGGCCCTGAGTGTTAGTGGGGAAGGAAGATTGACATGGGCTCTGCCTTCGTGGCATTTAGGTTCCACTCATTCAGCTCCTGGCTCCTCTACTTTctgtgtgacctgaggcaagTCATGAATCTCTCATGATTTCGTTTCCTCGTCTGTATGCTGGAGTTAACAATTGAACATATCCTGAAGGAAAGTTGTTGggtttaaatgagttaacatatgtTAACTGTCATCACAGTGACTGGTATATCGTGGATATTTCAGTCTTTGTATGAGGGGAGCTACCATTTCCCAATTTGGCTGTGAGGGATTGCTGCACATCTGCTTTACTTATAGCAGAGTGACTTTATTTTGAAAGCCATTCACTGGTTTATTAGGATGTTCTGTGAATTTCCCCATCAGGCACTATGCGGAGGGCCAGGGACGTAGAGGTGAGTAAACCTGAGTCCTGCCCACAATGGAATCACCATCTGGTGACATGGACACAGATGAAGCAATGTCAGTACTGTGTACTAAGTGCACATATAGAAACAAGTGGGTTTTTACAGGCACATGTAGGATCTGGGTTCTGGGAGGTGGAGAGGGTGGCTGGGAAGG
This sequence is a window from Orcinus orca chromosome 17, mOrcOrc1.1, whole genome shotgun sequence. Protein-coding genes within it:
- the TRMT12 gene encoding tRNA wybutosine-synthesizing protein 2 homolog; translated protein: MDRSGGKSAAVVAVVTEPRYTQRYREYLEKQKLLEGQHRVEKMPDGTVALPVLGEALTEQHLRELRNRVAPGSTCVVTQLLNPVPSKKAQACSPAQRLCLEVSRWVEGRGGTWSAQLEADLPRSWQRHGDLLLLSEDCFQAKQWRNLEPELWETVASALGVQRLAKRGRVSPDGTRTPAVNLLLGDHGWVEHVDNGIRYKFDVTQCMFSFGNITEKLRVASLPCAGEVLVDLYAGIGYFTLPFLVHAGAAFVHACEWNPHAVVALRNNLELNGVADRCQIHFGDNRKLKLSNIADRVNLGLIPSSEEGWPIACQTLRQDAGGILHIHQNVESFPGKTLQPPGSSEMEKEYWSSPQQMITNQLKNGAASDSRRKMLSAATKPEWQRWAEAAATRIATLLQQVYGKPWKTQILHIQPVKSYAPHVDHIVLDLECRPCPLVG